A stretch of Aythya fuligula isolate bAytFul2 chromosome 1, bAytFul2.pri, whole genome shotgun sequence DNA encodes these proteins:
- the EMP1 gene encoding epithelial membrane protein 1: MLVLLAGIFVVHIATVIMLFVSTIANVWMVGTTGSGKGSWGLWLMCNGTCRQLVVSSSEAAPLKAAQAFMILSIIFSVIALVMFIVQLFTLEKGKRFYITGAIMLVCWLCILIGASIYTARFTGLRSGFVNAHHGYSFILAWICFCFSFIIGILYLVLRKK; the protein is encoded by the exons ATGTTGGTGCTACTGGCCGGTATCTTTGTAGTTCACATCGCCACCGTCATCATGCTCTTCGTCTCCACCATTGCCAAT GTTTGGATGGTGGGCACCACCGGCAGCGGAAAAGGCTCGTGGGGACTCTGGCTAATGTGCAATGgcacctgcaggcagctggtAGTCAGCAGCAGCGAAGCGG CGCCCCTCAAAGCAGCACAAGCCTTTATGATCCTCTCAATCATTTTCTCCGTCATCGCCCTTGTCATGTTCATTGTCCAGCTGTTCACCCTAGAGAAAGGCAAGCGTTTCTACATCACTGGAGCCATCATGCTGGTTTGCT GGTTGTGCATCCTGATTGGAGCCTCCATTTACACAGCTCGGTTCACAGGATTGCGGTCAGGGTTCGTAAATGCTCACCACGGCTACAGCTTCATATTGGCCTGGATCTGCTTTTGCTTCAGTTTCATCATTGGCATCCTCTACCTTgttcttaggaaaaaataa